A single Anopheles arabiensis isolate DONGOLA chromosome 2, AaraD3, whole genome shotgun sequence DNA region contains:
- the LOC120893727 gene encoding abasic site processing protein HMCES gives MCGRTCLTLEPKELESCCKYNKNGQNKPKQPRYRNEFNCGKKYVPSFNVAPTDVTPVLVSALHFDESADSADRLLVPMMWGMVPRWHKGDFRKHGLTTNNCRLEGLAFSKLYGPPLASGQRCVILCEGFYEWQTVKPLKPSERAAFYVHAPQAEKVKMEDKSTWQLETGGQLQLLRIAGLFDVWNDENGDKLYSYTVITFETEGQFASIHHRSPAILETDAQVADWLDFKRVPANRALNLLQPCQALKWYRVSNVVNNSRNKSDQCNKPLEQGKSGDGSGKSGVVPKSKMMQSWLIVKKRKHDEGEEQPPALEGTVKQELKTEPVDKKPKPDPDVP, from the exons ATGTGTGGCCGCACGTGTTT GACACTGGAACCGAAAGAGCTAGAAAGCTGCTGCAAGTACAACAAAAACGgacaaaacaaaccgaaacaaCCGCGCTACCGAAATGAGTTCAATTGTGGGAAAAAGTACGTCCCTTCGTTTAATGTAGCCCCGACAGACGTAACGCCAGTGCTTGTTTCCGCCCTGCACTTTGATGAGTCGGCCGACTCCGCCGATCGGTTGCTGGTGCCTATGATGTGGGGCATGGTTCCACGCTGGCACAAGGGTGACTTCCGGAAGCACGGCCTAACCACGAACAACTGCCGGCTGGAGGGTTTGGCGTTCTCGAAACTGTACGGACCACCGCTCGCCTCGGGCCAACGGTGCGTCATACTTTGCGAAGGCTTCTACGAATGGCAAACGGTAAAACCGCTGAAGCCCTCCGAACGGGCCGCCTTCTACGTGCACGCGCCGCAGGCAGAGAAGGTCAAGATGGAGGACAAATCCACCTGGCAGCTCGAGACGGGAGGACAGCTGCAGTTGCTCCGCATTGCCGGGCTGTTCGATGTGTGGAACGACGAGAACGGGGACAAGCTGTACAGCTACACGGTGATCACGTTCGAAACGGAGGGTCAGTTCGCGAGCATACACCATCGATCGCCGGCCATTCTCGAGACCGATGCACAGGTGGCGGACTGGTTGGATTTTAAGCGTGTGCCAGCAAACAGAGCGCTCAATCTTTTGCAACCATGCCAAGCGCTGAAGTGGTACCGCGTGTCGAACGTTGTGAACAACTCGCGCAACAAATCGGACCAATGCAACAAACCGCTCGAGCAGGGCAAATCGGGTGACGGAAGCGGCAAGTCTGGCGTCGTTCCGAAAAGCAAAATGATGCAATCGTGGCTGATTGTTAAGAAGCGAAAGCATGACGAGGGCGAAGAACAGCCCCCAGCTTTGGAGGGTACGGTAAAGCAGGAATTGAAGACGGAACCGGTGGACAAGAAACCGAAACCGGATCCCGATGTGCCATGA